A genomic stretch from Motacilla alba alba isolate MOTALB_02 chromosome 29, Motacilla_alba_V1.0_pri, whole genome shotgun sequence includes:
- the LOC119712799 gene encoding retinol dehydrogenase 16-like, translating into MWLYVAAALLGLFLLRRWHRERQTVPRLSEKHVLITGCDSGFGNLLARQLDARGLRVLAACLTDAGAKQLRAATSKRLQTVLLDVTSSKSIADVTAWVRERVGDQGLWGLVNNAGIAIPTAPNEWLSKEDFVKVLNVNLVGVVEVTLSLLPLVRRARGRVVNVASVMGRVSFFGGGYCPSKYGVEAFSDSLRLEMRNFGVKVCVIEPGYFKTMITNVENLEKNFHASWEKLPAEIKASYGESYLRDFVGMLKLLQKGYNTNLSLVTNCMEHALTSLHPRTRYSAGWDAKLLYLPLSYLPSALSDALFTLFYPKSVGKA; encoded by the exons ATGTGGCTGTACGTGGCGGCCgcgctgctggggctgttcctgctgcgGCGCTGGCACCGGGAGCGGCAGACGGTGCCGCGGCTCTCGGAGAAGCACGTGCTGATCACGGGATGCGACAGCGGCTTCGGGAACCTGCTGGCGCGGCAGCTGGACGCGCGGGGGCTGCGGGTGCTGGCCGCCTGCCTGACGGACGCCGGGGCCAAGCAGCTGCGGGCGGCCACCTCCAAGCGGCTGCAGACCGTCCTGCTGGATGTCACCTCCAGCAAGAGCATCGCCGATGTCACCGCCTGGGTCCGGGAGCGTGTGGGTGATCAAG ggctctgggggctggTGAACAACGCAGGGATCGCCATCCCCACGGCCCCGAACGAGTGGCTGAGCAAGGAGGACTTCGTCAAGGTGCTGAACGTCAACCTGGTGGGGGTCGTGGAGGTGACGCTGAGCCTCCTGCCGCTGgtgcggcgggcgcggggccgcgtGGTCAACGTGGCCAGCGTGATGGGCCGCGTGTCCTTCTTCGGTGGAGGCTACTGCCCCTCCAAGTACGGCGTGGAAGCCTTCTCTGACAGCCTCAG GCTCGAGATGCGCAATTTTGGGGTGAAGGTCTGTGTGATCGAGCCGGGCTACTTCAAAACCATGATCACCAATGTTGAGAACCTGGAGAAGAATTTTCACGCCAGCTGGGAGAAGCTTCCTGCAGAAATCAAAGCGAGTTACGGGGAAAGTTACTTAAGGGATT TTGTGGGAATGCTcaagctgctgcagaagggcTACAACACCAacctgtcactggtcaccaaCTGCATGGAGCACGCTCTGACCAGCCTCCACCCCCGCACCCGCTACTCCGCCGGCTGGGACGCCAAGCTGCTCTACCTGCCCCTCAGCTAcctgccctcagccctcagcGACGCCCTGTTCACCTTGTTCTACCCCAAATCTGTTGGGAAAGCCTAA
- the PRIM1 gene encoding DNA primase small subunit, with protein MARFEPAALPELLPVFYRRLFPHGPYGRWLSYGGVVKNYFQLREFSFTLRDDVYLRFQSFNSPQELERELQKINPYKIDIGAVYSHRPNQHNTVPLGAFQPQEKELVFDIDMTDYDDVRTCCSSADICSKCWTLMTIAVRIIDRALVEDLGVRHRLWVYSGRRGVHCWVCDDAVRKWSPALRAAAVEYLSLVKGGADTVKKVTLSHPVHPFIRRSVAVVQKYFEEHALLGQDILGCPERWDKVLALLPEELREPLQAEFPRRKDSVQRWELLRARAERERERGRLCYPDWEVMLQLCFPRLDVNVSKGLGHLLKSPFSVHPKTGRISVPLDLQRLEQFDPFSVPTITSLCQELDAAGSDGEQEEGGDTEPKRRTRDYRRTSLAPYVRLLEQFVEEMESARRGERIRRSDLQGDF; from the exons aTGGCGCGGTTCGAACCGGCGGCGCTGCCCGAGCTGCTCCCGGTCTTCTACCGGCGGCTCTTCCCGCACGGCCCCTACGGCCGCTGGCTCAGCTACGGCGGCG TGGTGAAGAACTACTTCCAGCTGCGGGAATTCTCCTTCACCCTGCGGGACGATGTCTACCTGCGCTTCCAGTCCTTCAACagcccccaggagctggagcgGGAGCTGCAGAAGATCAACCCCTACAAGATCGACATCGGCGCCGTCTATTCCCACCGG cccaacCAGCACAACACGGTGCCCCTGGGAGCCTTCCAGCcgcaggagaaggagctggtCTTTGACATCGACATGACGGATTACGACGACGTCCGGACGTGCTGCAG ctcGGCCGATATCTGCTCCAAGTGCTGGACGCTGATGACCATCGCCGTCCGCATCATCGACCGCGCGCTCGTGG AGGACCTGGGCGTGCGGCACCGCCTGTGGGTGTACTCTGGCAGGAGGGGCGTGCACTGCTGGGTGTGCGACGACGCCGTGAGGAAATGGTCCCCAGCGCtgagggcagctgctgtggagtACCTGAGCCTGGTCAAG gGCGGGGCAGACACGGTGAAGAAGGTGACCCTGTCCCACCCCGTGCACCCCTTCATCAG GCGCTCGGTGGCCGTGGTGCAGAAATACTTTGAGGAGCACGCGCTGCTGGGCCAGGACATCCTGGGCTGCCCCGAGAGGTGGGACaaggtgctggccctgctccccgAGG AGCTGCGGGAGCCGCTGCAGGCCGAGTTCCCCAGGAGGAAGGACTCGGTGCAGCGCTGGGAGCTGCTGCGCGCCCGCGCCGAGCGcgagcgggagcggggccgcctCTGCTACCCCGACTGGGAGgtgatgctgcagctctgcttcccccGCCTCGACGTCAACGTCAGCAAAGGGCTGGGCCACCTGCTCAAGAGCCCCTTCAGCGTGCACCCCAAAACAG GGCGCATCTCGGTCCCGCTGGacctgcagaggctggagcagttCGATCCATTTTCCGTCCCCACCATCAC GTcgctgtgccaggagctggacgCGGCCGGCAGTGATGGCgagcaggaggagggggggGACACGGAGCCCAAACGGCGCACGAGGG ACTACAGGAGGACGAGCCTGGCCCCGTACGTGCGGctcctggagcagtttgtggagGAGATGGAGAGCGCCCGGCGGGGAGAGCGCATCCGCCGCAGCG atcTTCAAGGAGATTTCTGA
- the NACA gene encoding nascent polypeptide-associated complex subunit alpha, with protein MPGEATETVPATEQELPQPQAETGSGTESDSDESVPELEEQDSTQATTQQAQLAAAAEIDEEPVSKAKQSRSEKKARKAMSKLGLRQVTGVTRVTIRKSKNILFVITKPDVYKSPASDTYIVFGEAKIEDLSQQAQLAAAEKFKVQGEPVSNIQENTQTPTVQEESEEEEVDETGVEVKDIELVMSQANVSRAKAVRALKNNSNDIVNAIMELTM; from the exons ATGCCCGGCGAAGCCACAGAAACCGTCCCGGCCACGGAGCAGGAGCTGCCGCAGCCGCAGGCGGAGACAG GGTCTGGCACAGAGTCCGACAGCGATGAATCCGTACCAGAGCTCGAAGAGCAGGACTCCACACAGGCCACGACGCAGCAGGCACAG ctcgCGGCAGCAGCCGAAATAGACGAAGAACCCgtcagcaaagcaaaacagagccGGAGCGAGAAGAAAGCTCGCAAG GCAATGTCCAAGCTGGGCCTTCGCCAGGTGACAGGAGTCACCAGAGTCACCATCCGGAAATCCAAGAACATCCTCTTTGTCATCACAAAGCCAGACGTGTACAAGAGCCCGGCGTCAGACACCTACATCGTCTTCGGCGAGGCCAAG atCGAGGACCTGTCCCagcaggctcagctggcagctgctgaaaagTTCAAAGTGCAAGGAGAACCTGTTTCCAACATCCAGGAAAACACGCAGACCCCCACCGTGCAGGAGGAGAGCGAGGAAGAGGAG GTTGACGAAACCGGCGTGGAGGTGAAAGACATCGAGCTGGTGATGTCGCAGGCGAACGTGTCGCGGGCGAAGGCCGTGCGAGCCCTCAAGAACAACAGTAACGACATCGTAAACGCGATAATG GAACTGACGATGTAG